In a genomic window of Malaclemys terrapin pileata isolate rMalTer1 chromosome 17, rMalTer1.hap1, whole genome shotgun sequence:
- the LHX2 gene encoding LIM/homeobox protein Lhx2 isoform X3, which translates to MPSISSDRAALCAGCGGKISDRYYLLAVDKQWHMRCLKCCECKLNLESELTCFSKDGSIYCKEDYYRRFSVQRCARCHLGISASEMVMRARDLVYHLNCFTCTTCNKMLTTGDHFGMKDNLVYCRLHFETLIQGEYQVHFNHSDVAAGKGPALGAGSANTLGLPYYNGVGTVQKGRPRKRKSPGPGADLAAYNAALSCNENDGDHLDRDQQYPSNQKTKRMRTSFKHHQLRTMKSYFAINHNPDAKDLKQLAQKTGLTKRVLQVWFQNARAKFRRNLLRQENTGVDKTSDSTLQAGTPSGPASEISNASMSPSSTPTTLTDLTNPTMPTVTSVLTSVPGSLEVHESRSPSQTTLTNLF; encoded by the exons ATGCCTTCCATCAGCAGTGACCGGGCTGCCCTGTGCGCCGGCTGCGGGGGAAAGATCTCCGACCGTTATTACCTCCTGGCAGTGGATAAACAGTGGCACATGCGCTGCCTGAAGTGCTGTGAATGTAAACTCAACCTGGAGTCCGAGCTCACCTGCTTCAGCAAGGACGGGAGCATCTACTGCAAGGAGGATTATTACAG GAGGTTTTCGGTGCAGAGATGTGCGAGGTGTCACTTGGGGATCTCCGCTTCCGAAATGGTCATGAGGGCCAGGGATTTGGTATATCACTTAAACTGCTTTACTTGCACCACTTGCAACAAGATGCTGACCACCGGCGACCACTTTGGCATGAAGGACAATCTGGTGTACTGCCGCCTCCACTTCGAGACTCTCATCCAGGGGGAGTACCAGGTGCATTTCAATCACTCGGATGTAGCCGCTGGGAAGGGCCCAGCACTGGGAGCGGGCTCTGCCAATACTTTGGGACTGCCTTATTACAACGGCGTGGGGACTGTCCAGAAGGGGAGACCCAGGAAAAggaagagcccagggcctggggcagattTGGCAGCTTACAATGCAG CTTTAAGTTGCAATGAAAACGATGGTGACCACCTGGATAGAGACCAGCAATACCCCAGTAATCAAAAAACAAAGCGCATGAGGACATCATTCAAACACCACCAGCTGCGGACAATGAAGTCTTATTTTGCTATTAACCACAATCCTGATGCCAAGGACTTGAAACAGCTAGCTCAGAAAACTGGCCTAACCAAAAGAGTTCTTCAG gtttggTTTCAAAACGCCCGAGCCAAATTCAGACGGAACCTCTTACGTCAAGAAAACACAGGGGTGGATAAGACTTCAGATTCCACACTCCAAGCAGGAACCCCGTCAGGACCTGCCTCAGAAATATCCAATGCCTCCATGAGTCCATCCAGCACTCCCACTACCTTAACAGACTTGACTAATCCTACCATGCCTACTGTGACATCTGTCTTGACGTCAGTACCCGGAAGTCTTGAGGTTCATGAATCTCGAAGTCCTTCACAGACAACTCTCACAAATCTTTTCTGA